A window of the Diabrotica undecimpunctata isolate CICGRU chromosome 1, icDiaUnde3, whole genome shotgun sequence genome harbors these coding sequences:
- the LOC140447586 gene encoding uncharacterized protein, with amino-acid sequence MSPKLPVISLKLQCLKIISNKLIFALSDDEGRNYEVVSNYLAPTTYEVLQDLLKIILSSVNLDASIRFSCLEVLLREDVGKLDTGMFPQFYYDKILKVIMGGGVGLQHLNLKGVWVRDFPEQLSQVIRSLKGLKTLVIPHMANDEVLEAILNLENINVLDISGEACFTVEGIRTLKSQSLQILSIGNFGKTLICETDENSGSQLIADLLENLPNLVSLRTYSFTGSALFLLHNKLPKHKTKLKYLHDTGTTNSVMDSIVSLCPDLENLHLDGAERGVVEKLAKLQKLHALKLTKCDVEEFLMFLTISGSQLESLKLNHSKNTSLDLSQICLLAPNLQTFECYHMKLTFTNSDTYFMSLDNVEFCYCEVSDHVIRFIMENSPFLKRIVVGSIIRMTDGDVFRLCAECDFASLEELWFSCARCLTATSVELLMGHCPKLREIGQLNGWDVHQEEVDYLRAVIQCTNTDLTLLPSYF; translated from the exons ATGTCGCCGAAACTCCCAGTTATATCCTTAAAACTTCAATGTTTGAAAATCATCTCCAACAAACTTATCTTCGCCCTCTCCGACGACGAGGGAAGGAACTACGAAGTAGTCTCGAATTACTTAGCACCAACTACTTACGAAGTTTTGCAGGACTTGCTAAAAATCATTCTGAGTTCGGTGAATTTGGATGCAAGTATCCGGTTCAGTTGCCTTGAAGTGCTGCTTCGAGAAGATGTCGGTAAATTGGACACGGGAATGTTTCCGCAATTTTACTACGATAAAATTCTGAAAGTTATTATGGGCGGTGGAGTAGGGTTGCAGCATCTTAATTTAAAAGGGGTGTGGGTAAGAGACTTCCCAGAACAGTTAAGTCAAGTAATAAGGAGTTTAAAAGGACTTAAAACTCTTGTTATACCTCACATGGCTAATGACGAGGTGTTGGAGGCTATACTAAATTTGGAGAATATAAATGTACTGGATATTAGTGGGGAGGCTTGTTTTACAG tggaAGGAATTAGAACGCTAAAAAGCCAAAGCTTACAAATTCTCAGCATTGGCAACTTCGGCAAAACTCTAATATGCGAAACAGACGAAAACAGCGGCAGTCAACTAATAGCAGATCTATTAGAAAATTTGCCCAATTTAGTTTCTTTAAGGACGTATTCATTCACTGGCAGCGCTCTGTTTCTACTCCATAATAAACTTCCGAAGCACAAAACGAAATTAAAGTATCTCCATGATACCGGAACAACGAACAGCGTAATGGACAGCATTGTGAGTCTGTGTCCCGACTTGGAAAACTTACATCTGGACGGCGCGGAGAGAGGCGTCGTCGAAAAACTGGCAAAGTTACAGAAACTCCATGCGCTTAAATTAACCAAATGTGACGTTGAGGAATTCCTGATGTTTCTCACAATCTCCGGATCCCAATTGGAGTCGCTTAAATTGAATCATAGTAAAAACACTTCGTTGGATTTGTCGCAAATTTGTCTCTTGGCGCCGAATCTCCAGACATTTGAGTGTTATCATATGAAACTTACTTTTACTAACTCAGATACTTATTTTATGAGCTTGGATAATGTAGAATTTTGCTACTGTGAAGTGTCAGATCATGTTATTAGGTTTATTATGGAGAACTCGCCATTTCTAAAGAGAATAGTCGTGGGATCGATTATACGTATGACAGATGGAGACGTGTTTAGACTTTGCGCTGAATGTGACTTTGCTAGTTTAGAAGAATTGTGGTTTTCCTGTGCTAGGTGTCTGACTGCTACTAGTGTGGAACTATTAATGGGACATTGTCCAAAATTAAGGGAGATTGGGCAACTTAACGGATGGGATGTTCATCAAGAAGAAGTTGATTATTTACGGGCTGTGATACAATGTACAAATACTGACTTAACTTTATTACccagttatttttaa